The following proteins are co-located in the Telopea speciosissima isolate NSW1024214 ecotype Mountain lineage chromosome 9, Tspe_v1, whole genome shotgun sequence genome:
- the LOC122639097 gene encoding subtilisin-like protease SBT5.3, which produces MVILKLTFLLFIILCLSMMQRTSFASKKSFVVYLGGHSHGKQPSSVDLHGVIDSHYDFLGSFLGSKEKAIDSIFYSYNWDINGFAAHLENEEAMKISKHPDVISVFLDKGKKLHTTRSWGFLGLERNDRIPSKSIWRKAEFGEDIIIGNIDTGVWPESESFNDEGMGLVPSRWKGFCQNNTKVGVRCNRKLIGAKYFNKGYKGPLNESFLTARDYIGHGTHTLSTAGGRFVAGANILGFGNGTAKGGSPNARVAAYKVCWPQMNSRSLECPDANIISAFDAAIHDGVDVLSVSMGDDPNDYLSDSVAIGSFHAVKNGIVVVCSAGNKGPMVGSVNNVAPWIFTVGASTIDREFLTYVQLGNKMHLKGQSLSPETLPVKKLYPLVLSVDARARDATKHAARLCHIGSLDPKKVKGKIVVCLWSPNQITEKGKVVGDAGGVGMILVNDISAGYEIIPDLHVLPTSHISEADGLILSSYINSTKNPMAYISPAITKLDAKPAPSIASFSSRGPNSITPEILKPDIVAPGVSIIAAFPPASRPSSLAFTSRRVLFNSLSGTSQSCPIISGIVGLLKALHPDWSPAAIKSALMTTARTQNNMKEPLLDSSHIKANPFGYGAGHVRPNRAMDPGLVYDLSIQDYLNFLCAVGYKDNQIAKFAKESYRCHVYHRLIDFNYPSITVPSLYESVTVIRTVKNVGSPSTYNVRIKEPVGISVLVEPRSLQFNRYGEERTFNVTLKLKEGNSIDDYVFGGLVWYDGVHKVRSSIVVRLD; this is translated from the exons atgGTGATTTTGAAGCTTACCTTTCTCCTTTTCATAATTCTATGCCTCTCTATGATGCAAAGAACCAGTTTTGCCTCTAAAAAG TCTTTTGTTGTATACCTTGGTGGGCATTCACATGGTAAACAACCATCTTCAGTTGATCTCCATGGAGTAATAGACTCTCATTATGACTTTCTAGGCTCTTTCTTGGGAAG TAAAGAAAAGGCGATAGATTCAATATTTTACTCGTATAATTGGGATATCAATGGCTTTGCTGCACACCTTGAAAATGAAGAAGCAATGAAGATCTCAA AACATCCAGATGTCATATCTGTTTTCCTGgacaagggaaagaaattgCACACTACTCGTTCATGGGGTTTTCTAGGATTGGAGAGGAATGACAGAATTCCTTCAAAATCCATATGGCGAAAGGCGGAATTCGGTGAAGATATAATCATTGGAAACATCGACACTG GTGTTTGGCCTGAATCAGAGAGCTTTAATGATGAAGGAATGGGACTTGTTCCATCAAGATGGAAAGGATTTTGTCAAAACAACACCAAAGTTGGAGTTAGATGTAACAG GAAGTTGATTGGAGCAAAGTACTTCAACAAAGGCTACAAGGGTCCATTAAATGAGTCATTTTTAACTGCGCGAGATTACATTGGCCATGGGACACATACCTTATCAACAGCTGGGGGTCGCTTTGTTGCCGGAGCAAATATCCTGGGATTTGGCAATGGAACAGCAAAAGGAGGGTCACCGAATGCTCGGGTTGCAGCTTACAAAGTCTGCTGGCCACAGATGAACAGTAGAAGCTTGGAGTGTCCTGATGCTAATATAATATCTGCCTTTGATGCTGCAATACATGACGGTGTCGATGTACTATCTGTTTCTATGGGTGATGATCCGAATGATTATTTATCAGATAGTGTAGCAATCGGTTCATTTCATGCTGTTAAAAATGGGATTGTAGTTGTTTGCTCCGCGGGCAATAAAGGGCCTATGGTAGGTTCTGTTAACAATGTGGCACCATGGATCTTTACTGTTGGGGCGAGCACCATTGATCGTGAGTTCTTGACATATGTTCAACTTGGCAATAAGATGCACCTCAAG GGGCAGAGCCTCTCACCTGAAACCTTGCCAGTGAAGAAGTTATATCCACTAGTTCTCTCAGTAGATGCTAGAGCGAGAGATGCAACAAAACATGCTGC GCGGCTCTGCCACATTGGGTCCTTAGATCCTAAGAAGGTGAAAGGAAAGATTGTAGTGTGCCTATGGAGCCCCAATCAAATAACTGAGAAGGGAAAGGTAGTGGGAGATGCTGGGGGAGTTGGGATGATCCTTGTCAATGACATTTCTGCTGGTTATGAGATTATTCCTGATTTACATGTTCTCCCTACATCTCATATCTCTGAAGCTGATGGCCTCATTCTTTCATCCTACATCAATTCTACTAA GAACCCTATGGCTTACATCTCGCCGGCAATAACAAAGCTCGATGCAAAACCAGCACCATCAATCGCCTCTTTCTCATCTAGAGGTCCCAACAGCATTACACCTGAGATTCTAAAG CCTGATATTGTTGCACCAGGTGTAAGTATTATAGCTGCTTTTCCACCGGCATCCAGGCCTTCGAGTCTTGCTTTTACTTCACGTCGAGTTCTGTTCAACTCTTTGTCTGGCACATCTCAATCATGCCCAATTATTTCCGGCATTGTTGGCCTTCTCAAGGCACTCCATCCTGACTGGAGCCCAGCTGCAATTAAATCAGCACTAATGACTACTG CTAGAACTCAAAACAATATGAAAGAGCCTCTACTAGACTCCTCACACATCAAAGCAAACCCATTCGGTTATGGTGCAGGACATGTGAGACCAAACAGAGCAATGGACCCTGGCTTGGTCTATGACTTGTCCATCCAAGATTACTTGAACTTCCTATGCGCCGTCGGCTACAAGGATAATCAGATTGCCAAATTTGCCAAAGAATCATACAGATGTCATGTGTATCATCGACTAATAGACTTTAATTACCCTTCAATCACAGTTCCTAGTCTGTATGAATCAGTCACCGTGATCCGAACTGTTAAGAATGTTGGGTCTCCGAGCACTTACAATGTTCGCATCAAGGAGCCTGTTGGAATTTCAGTACTAGTGGAACCAAGAAGCTTGCAATTCAATAGGTATGGTGAAGAAAGGACATTCAATGTGACTTTGAAGTTGAAGGAAGGGAACTCTATTGATGATTACGTTTTTGGAGGACTTGTATGGTATGATGGGGTGCACAAAGTGAGGAGCTCTATAGTAGTCAGACTGGATTAG